A section of the Plasmodium knowlesi strain H genome assembly, chromosome: 3 genome encodes:
- a CDS encoding KIR-like protein, producing MGREGILRKKMAPIWVLPSKLRYSTFGNDITCGGSAQNPKCNDDLVAKVRNGLQEKGISDTDNNWIKEILSSHRSACSWGKDISSGEDEWCHWFYYWLGDQIKDKLKNGQEFAKVMDSIYGNFADGGFTCKCNNIYSNISKELFEKAKILFDYKYDYDTLQNDQNGQTYSSISKCSEVYQTAQSAYHIVIQNCGKGQWKDTSYCENFITKPTDLNPHPLPARSCRPAGDDFGLGNTVVRAVGRGLASIALPAIAYLFYKYKPQLFSFGGNRNRSFGHGRNGLNRNGRNRGRSTLRSELNTTYSEHDRDGISTIGGSDSMSDYGSDYMSDSISDSMSESMLDSIEIYPSREKRHFKNTTIGKERKNFIEVHIHFPIKNIVQRMFAPPPPKNDNYIRIRGPVGGSTHICYTCTKLPLSHTHMSRGKIQPPLCWIQHMKSAAFPNGCHFQLCSICVTRCKPKKEKMLFV from the exons atgggaagggaaggaattcTAAGGA aaaaaatggcaccaaTATGGGTGTTACCATCCAAATTGAGATATAGTACATTCGGTAATGATATAACATGTGGTGGGAGCGCACAGAATCCAAAGTGTAATGATGACTTAGTAGCGAAGGTGAGGAACGGATTACAGGAGAAAGGTATTAGTGATACTGATAATAACTGGATCAAAGAAATTTTAAGCAGCCACCGTAGCGCATGTTCATGGGGAAAAGATATAAGTTCAGGCGAAGATGAATGGTGTCATTGGTTTTATTATTGGTTAGGGGATCAAATAAAGGACAAACTGAAAAATGGGCAAGAATTTGCGAAGGTCATGGATTCAATTTATGGTAATTTCGCAGACGGTGGATTCACCTGTAAGTGCAATAACATATATAGTAATATTAGTAAAGAACTTTTCGAAAAGGCGAAAATACTTTTTGATTACAAGTATGACTACGACACCTTACAGAATGACCAAAACGGTCAGACGTATTCTTCTATTTCCAAATGTAGCGAAGTCTACCAAACTGCCCAATCAGCATATCATATCGTAATTCAAAATTGCGGCAAAGGGCAGTGGAAGGACACCTCCTActgtgaaaattttataacGAAACCTACGGATTTGAACCCACACCCATTACCTGCACGATCGTGCAGACCTGCTGGGGACGACTTTGGTCTTGGCAATACCGTCGTCCGTGCTGTTGGTAGGGGATTAGCTTCCATAGCCTTACCAGCCATagcatatttattttacaaGTATAAACCACAACTCTTCTCCTTTGGAGGGAACAGGAACCGCTCCTTTGGACATGGAAGGAATGGATTGAACAGGAATGGTCGAAATAGAGGAAGATCTACCCTTAGAAGTGAATTAAACACAACATACTCAGAACACGACCGCGACGGCATTTCCACCATCGGCGGATCAGATTCCATGTCAGATTACGGGTCCGATTACATGTCAGATTCCATATCCGATTCCATGTCAGAATCTATGTTAGATTCCAT CGAAATATATCCTTCCAGGGAAAAAcgtcattttaaaaatactaCTATTGGGAAAGAGCGCAAGAACTTTAtcgaagtacacatacactttccaataaaaaatattgtccAAAGAATGTTCGCCCcgccccccccaaaaaatgaCAACTACATCAGAATACGGGGACCCGTGGGGGGCAGCACCCACATTTGCTACACATGCACGAAGCTTCCCTTatcccacacacacatgtcgAGGGGAAAAATTCAACCCCCTTTATGCTGGATCCAACATATGAAATCTGCCGCGTTCCCAAATGGTTGCCATTTCCAGTTGTGCAGTATATGTGTCACCCGATGTAAaccaaagaaagaaaaaatgttgttcGTGTAG
- a CDS encoding transcription initiation factor IIE subunit alpha, putative, giving the protein MEKSKEIFYDKEKRFFLHLMIYVSRFFLNDDEIVVFDLFVHNECLYLEKDIINSLNMNEQKIRSILSKLLKEKFIIQVQKLKTTERGSTFQVYYCLNNYIVYVIDYRIREMEVQLRKDRNDNDMYVCNFCKATYSQLDAQLLPLDSYDAHFLCFCNNKIELVEKDESNHDRIYNRYTKYINILKEHTEKLKNYFIPLYTEKFSRVVPNSLHSLAADNSSDESMTNNSSELSLTNNSSQVSQNNPGKLPEQKRAKNEETPTDTCSSVIRSDKKIKICMNVKGKKGTNKVVASSTVGKTTSPEKDQGEDNIEQKGHITGRTKHKSADLAQVQQSTSEMVVLKDSLKTNEPEMPLFFIEKFKKEFSLMDAQKLQQDMTQDEFERFMELQDEYLDLI; this is encoded by the exons ATGGAAAAATCAAAGGAAATTTTCTATGACAAGGAGAAGAGGTTCTTTCTGCACCTCATGATATACGTGAGTAGATTTTTTCTAAACGATGATGAAATCGTTGTCTTCGATTTGTTTGTCCATAACGAATGCCTCTACTTAGAGAAGGATATAATTAACAGCCTTAATATGAACGAGCAGAAAATACGAAGCATTCTCTCTAAACTTTTGAAGGAGAAGTTTATCATCCAAGTACAGAAACTTAAAACCACTGAGAGGGGATCTACTTTTCAAGTGTATTACTGCCTGAACAACTACATAGTTTACGTGATAGATTATCGAATTAGAGAGATGGAGGTGCAGCTGAGGAAGGATCGAAATGACAACGATATGTATGTCTGTAACTTCTGCAAGGCAACGTACTCTCAGTTGGATGCTCAGCTACTCCCTCTAGACTCCTACGATGCCCACTTCCTCTGTTTCTGCAACAATAAAATTGAACTCGTC GAGAAAGACGAAAGCAACCACGACCGCATCTACAATCGGTACACCAAGTACATAAATATCTTGAAGGAGCACACGGAGAAGCTCAAAAATTACTTCATTCCCCTATACACGGAGAAGTTTAGCAGGGTGGTACCCAACTCTCTGCACTCCCTCGCCGCGGACAACTCATCAGACGAATCCATGACGAACAATTCTTCTGAGTTGTCCCTCACGAATAATTCCTCCCAGGTGTCTCAAA ACAACCCCGGAAAGTTGCCTGAACAGAAGAGAGCAAAGAACGAAGAAACACCCACGGACACCTGCAGCAGCGTTATCCGCTcagacaaaaaaataaaaatatgcatgaatgtaaaggggaaaaaaggaaccaacAAAGTGGTAGCCTCTTCCACTGTTGGAAAGACCACTAGCCCAGAGAAGGACCAAGGGGAAGATAATATTGAACAGAAGGGCCACATTACAGGAAGGACAAAACATAAAAGTGCTGACTTGGCCCAGGTGCAACAAAGTACCAGCGAGATGGTCGTGTTGAAGGATTCCCTGAAGACCAATGAGCCGGAAATGCCCCTGTTCTTTATAGAAAAATTCAAGAAGGAGTTTTCCCTTATGG atGCCCAGAAACTGCAGCAAGACATGACTCAGGACGAATTCGAACGCTTCATGGAGTTGCAGGATGAGTACCTGGACCTGATTTGA
- a CDS encoding queuine tRNA-ribosyltransferase, putative, with translation MEEPNHKSNRKKKATFPESNSTSSVNQKSKKKKIKVGSDIESNGGEMARGDSLQSRVHQEPIPFDFFTEDDYKKYNEFVNFCEESFAYIDMEDVNKHISDLRSRGGQAELYLSNVVSSSSDEGGEDGCNGESQKRKNTTPRKEQKYKKNLKLINIKKHKRARINLILIKKKYTGGKEQEEEKITVHHTEGRLVAKKNTVVMSPIFMPVGTKSCIKGLVQEEVQFLCNDIILSNTYHLANIFDVSTFVDNKGINNFIRFPNAMLTDSGGFQMVSLSKRIKILEEGILFDNIYDASVMRRNVRAVGGVDEVKEAKDVMQAVSPNPTDTANQMDAPTPGDATIRTGREILLTPETSIRLQNKIGTDIIMALDDVRPATETDVEKIEEATHRTNRWLQRCIEAHSREKEQTLFGIIQGGLHIRLRNVSMEFILKQKLNGYAVGGLCGGEKKRDFFNVVHHCSNEKNKKYNRLPENRCRYIMGIGYLVDILFCSLLGYDMYDCVYASRTARFNTALSYDGTIKLKQAQYAFDFSPLVRSCHCYVCSNFSKSALHLLISKKNPIVNVLLTIHNIYFTLHFCYLLRVAIFLEKTDQFVTTFLYNYFVIGSKNGNYKIPDNDKAPLGGDTANGGPIHPHETNTQNKPTYVEKNGIVKDTSTTPTSDEPPSKEATQPSCYPHTCTTPTEDQKGEMVKELKDKLPNWALQALQYAQIELTF, from the coding sequence ATGGAAGAACCTAATCATAAGTCAAatcgaaaaaagaaggccACCTTCCCTGAGAGTAACTCCACTTCAAGCGTAAAccaaaagagtaaaaaaaaaaaaataaaagttggAAGTGATATAGAGAGCAATGGAGGTGAAATGGCGAGAGGAGATTCTCTGCAGAGTAGGGTCCATCAGGAACCCATACCATTTGACTTTTTCACGGAAGATGACTATAAGAAGTACAACGAATTTGTGAACTTCTGTGAGGAGAGCTTTGCCTACATCGACATGGAAGACGTGAATAAACACATCTCTGATCTCAGATCAAGGGGTGGTCAAGCGGAGTTGTACTTGTCCAACGTTGTTAGCAGTTCGAGTGACGAGGGGGGAGAGGATGGCTGCAACGGGGAATcgcagaaaaggaaaaacactaCCCCcaggaaagaacaaaagtaCAAGAAAAATTTGAAGCTAATAAACATAAAGAAGCATAAGCGAGCCAGAATCAACTTGATACTGATTAAGAAGAAGTACacggggggaaaagaacaggaggaggaaaaaattactgtTCATCATACGGAAGGCCGTCTGGTCGCCAAGAAAAATACGGTGGTTATGTCCCCCATTTTTATGCCTGTCGGCACGAAAAGTTGCATCAAGGGGCTTGTGCAGGAAGAAGTGCAGTTCCTGTGCAACGATATAATCCTGAGCAACACGTACCACTTAGCGAACATATTTGACGTATCAACTTTTGTGGATAACAAAGGGATTAACAACTTCATCCGTTTTCCCAATGCCATGCTGACGGATTCGGGGGGGTTTCAGATGGTGTCCCTGAGCAAGCGAATAAAGATACTGGAAGAAGGGATCCTCTTCGATAACATCTACGACGCTTCTGTTATGCGTAGGAACGTTCGCGCTGTGGGGGGGGTCGACGAAGTGAAGGAGGCGAAGGATGTGATGCAAGCGGTTTCCCCCAACCCAACGGATACCGCTAACCAAATGGATGCCCCTACCCCCGGCGATGCCACCATCAGGACCGGGAGAGAAATCCTGTTGACGCCCGAAACCTCCATAAGGCTGCAGAACAAAATCGGAACTGACATCATCATGGCCCTGGACGATGTGCGCCCCGCAACGGAAACCGACGTGGAAAAGATAGAGGAGGCCACTCACAGAACAAACAGGTGGCTGCAGAGGTGCATAGAAGCCCACAGCAGGGAAAAAGAGCAAACCCTCTTTGGAATAATCCAGGGGGGTCTCCACATCAGACTGAGAAACGTATCGATGGAGTTCATATTGAAGCAGAAACTGAATGGCTATGCTGTGGGGGGGCTTTgtggtggagaaaaaaaaagagacttCTTTAACGTAGTGCACCATTGctcaaatgagaaaaataaaaaatataatcgtTTGCCAGAAAATAGATGCAGATACATTATGGGCATTGGATACCTTGTTGACATTCTCTTTTGCTCTCTCCTGGGTTACGACATGTACGACTGTGTGTATGCATCGAGGACGGCTAGGTTTAACACAGCTTTGAGTTATGACGGAACGATAAAATTGAAGCAAGCCCAATATGCCTTTGATTTCTCTCCACTTGTGCGCAGTTGCCATTGTTATGTGTGTTCTAATTTTTCTAAATCAGCTTTGCATCTACTTATTTCGAAGAAGAACCCAATTGTGAATGTCCTCTTGACCATCCATAACATTTACTTTACCTTGCACTTTTGCTACCTCCTCCGAGTTGCTATCTTTTTAGAGAAAACGGACCAGTTCGTCACCACTTTTCTGTACAACTACTTCGTCATTGGTTCCAAGAATGGAAACTATAAGATCCCCGATAATGACAAGGCACCTCTGGGTGGAGATACGGCAAATGGAGGACCAATTCACCCCCACGAGACAAACACACAAAATAAACCAACATATGTAGAAAAGAATGGAATAGTGAAGGACACATCAACTACACCGACTAGTGATGAACCCCCATCAAAGGAGGCAACTCAACCTAGTTGCTACCCACATACCTGCACAACCCCTACAGAGGACCAAAAGGGTGAAATGGTAAAGGAGTTAAAGGATAAGTTACCAAACTGGGCTTTACAGGCGCTGCAATATGCACAAATAGAActcactttttaa
- a CDS encoding calcium-dependent protein kinase 4, putative: MGQEISTPNDTRNEESKGSYKKNLKGSNAKGDQKENNLQMSKKIAQNSFNNSKLRPGMFIQNSNVVFNEQYKGIKILGKGSFGEVILSRDKHTGHEYAIKVISKKHVKRKTDKQSLLREVELLKMLDHINIMKLYEFFEDNNYYYLVSDVYSGGELFDEIISRKRFYEVDAARIIKQVLSGITYMHKNNVVHRDLKPENILLETKNKEDMIIKIIDFGLSTHFEYSKKMKDKIGTAYYIAPDVLHGTYDEKCDIWSCGVILYILLSGCPPFNGSNEYDILKKVETGKYTFDLPQFKKISDKAKDLIRKMLMYTSAVRISARDALEHEWIRLMTSKDNVSIDIPSLELSITNIRQFQSTQKLAQAALLYMGSKLTTIDETKELTKIFKRMDKNGDGQLDRNELIIGYKELLKLKGEDTSDLDNAAIEYEVDQILSSIDLDQNGYIEYSEFLTVAIDRKLLLSTERLEKAFKLFDKDGSGKISANELAQLFGLSDVGPECWKTVLKEVDQNNDGEIDFKEFRDMLVKLCNY; this comes from the exons ATGGGCCAAGAAATCTCCACCCCAAACGACAcacgaaatgaagaaagcaAAGGAAGCTACAAAAAGAACTTGAAAGGAAGCAATGCAAAAGGGGAccagaaagaaaataacttACAAATGTCTAAAAAAATTGCCCAAAATAGCTTTAACAATAGTAAGTTAAGACCAGGCATGTTCATACAAAATAGCAACGTGGTGTTTAATGAGCAATacaaaggaataaaaattctGGGCAAAGGATCCTTTGGAGAAGTTATCCTGAGTAGAGACAAACACACAGGACATGAGTATGCTATAAAAGTGATAAGTAAGAAGCAtgtaaagagaaaaacggACAAGCAAAGTCTCCTGAGGGAAGTGGAACTGTTAAAGATGCTAGACCACATCAACATCATGAAGCtatatgaattttttgaGGACAATAATTACTACTATTTGGTGTCTGATGTCTACTCTGGGGGAGAACTATTCGACGAAATTATTAGCAGAAAGAGGTTCTATGAAGTAGATGCGGCACGCATTATAAAGCAGGTTCTGAGTGGCATCACTTACATGCACAAAAATAACGTCGTCCATAGGGATTTGAAGCCTGAAAACATTCTATTAGAGACCAAGAACAAGGAAGACATgattattaaaattattgACTTTGGCTTGTCCACGCATTTCGAATACAGcaagaagatgaaggataaaaTTGGCACGGCGTATTACATTGCGCCTGACGTATTGCATGGCACATACGACGAAAAGTGTGATATTTGGTCCTGCGGTGTCATCCTCTATATTTTGCTCTCAG GGTGCCCGCCCTTCAACGGATCGAACGAATACGACATCCTGAAGAAAGTCGAGACGGGCAAATACACGTTCGACCTACCccagtttaaaaaaataagtgacAAGGCGAAGGATCTCATTCGAAAAATGCTCATGTACACAAGTGCAGTGAGGATTTCCGCCAGAGACGCACTGGAGCATGAGTGGATAAGGCTCATGACGAGTAAGGACAATGTGAGCATAGACATTCCCTCCCTCGAGCTCAGCATCACAAACATAAGGCAATTTCAAAGTACTCAGAAGTTAGCACAGGCAGCTCTTCTGTACATGGGATCAAAACTCACAACCATAGATGAAACAAAAGAACTCACCAAAATATTTAAACGGATGGATAAGAACGGAGATGGGCAGCTAGATAGAAACGAATTAATAATAGGCTACAAGGAACTACTCAAATTGAAGGGAGAAGATACAAGCGATTTGGACAATGCAGCTATAGAGTATGAGGTGGATCAGATTTTGAGCTCCATAGACTTGGATCAAAATGGATATATAGAATACTCTGAATTTTTAACAGTTGCTATTGATAGAAAATTACTCTTGTCGACTGAACGCCTGGAGAAGGCATTCAAACTGTTCGACAAGGACGGCTCGGGAAAAATATCTGCCAACGAGTTGGCGCAACTCTTCGGGCTGAGCGATGTCGGACCCGAATGCTGGAAGACGGTGCTCAAGGAGGTCGACCAGAACAACGACGGGGAGATTGACTTTAAGGAATTCCGGGACATGCTCGTAAAACTGTGCAACTACTAG
- a CDS encoding serine--tRNA ligase, putative codes for MHRCTCRGVALARRSVKEGIPQVSFPRVRSGPLSINPLRGTPEKLSLRPKMVLDINLFRKEKGGNPDKIKESERKRFHDETNVDKVIEYDEKWRKCIFKLEELKKNINLVNKEIGNKKKEDKNANVEDLKKKSLTMKEEIPQLQNLERDLLKQRNKYLSKVGNLLNKDVVISNDEDNNKVVTTWGVCKRLEVITDESSEENKSGKGGSKDGGSNKREVPSSSSISGGVVHPNSSIEGKKYYYHFDLLRKIGGANFKKGIQVAGHRGYYLTGAGFLLHNAILQYAINFLVSKNYTPVYPPFFMKKNIMEECAELDDFEETLYKIASSGGNSTATTGTASGAPVSKNLNQNDELSRDDLFLIATSEQPLCALHKDETIESKYLPLKYAGVSSCFRKEAGAHGKDIRGILRVHQFDKIEQFCLSLPQTSSKVHKQMMKTCEEFYQSLNIPYRIVSIVSGALNNAAAIKYDLEGYFPSSNQYRELVSCSNCTDYQSNNLNVKYVDSSVRITDVKEDRKKKENTGDHQDDDDDDEIGSDHEEFLKNFHTESRNNVHLLNGTMVAAQRFLCCLLENYQNGEGIVVPEKLRPYMNNVDFIPFIE; via the coding sequence ATGCACAGGTGCACCTGCAGGGGTGTTGCGCTAGCACGTAGAAGCGTAAAAGAAGGGATCCCCCAGGTGAGTTTTCCCCGCGTGCGGAGTGGCCCACTGAGTATTAACCCGCTGCGTGGCACCCCGGAGAAGTTATCGTTGAGACCCAAAATGGTGTTGGACATCAACTTGttcaggaaggaaaaagggggaaaccCCGATAAAATTAAGGAGTCCGAAAGGAAGAGGTTCCATGACGAGACGAACGTCGATAAGGTAATTGAGTATGATGAGAAGTGGAGGAAGTGCATTTTCAAAttggaagaattaaaaaaaaatattaatttagtgaataaagaaataggaaacaaaaaaaaagaggacaaaaatgcaaatgtggaggatttaaaaaaaaaaagtttaacaatgaaggaggaaattccTCAGCTGCAGAATCTGGAAAGAGACTTACTCAAGCAGAGAAATAAGTATCTCAGTAAGGTAGGTAATTTGCTTAATAAAGACGTGGTAATTTCGAATGATGAAGATAACAACAAGGTGGTGACCACGTGGGGTGTGTGCAAAAGGTTGGAAGTGATTACTGATGAATCGTCAGAAGAGAACAAAAGCGGGAAGGGCGGTTCCAAGGATGGTGGAAGTAACAAGAGGGAGGTCCCAAGTAGCAGTTCTATCAGTGGTGGTGTCGTCCACCCAAATAGCAGCATCGAGGGGAAGAAGTACTACTACCACTTTGACCTGCTGAGGAAAATCGGAGGGGCTAATTTCAAGAAGGGTATCCAGGTGGCTGGCCACAGGGGTTATTACCTTACCGGAGCAGGCTTCCTCCTACACAATGCAATTTTGCAGTACGCAATAAACTTTCTAGTGAGCAAAAATTATACCCCTGTATATCCTCCCTtctttatgaaaaaaaatataatggagGAATGTGCAGAATTGGATGATTTTGAGGAGACCCTCTACAAGATTGCCTCATCTGGAGGTAATTCCACAGCTACAACAGGCACTGCAAGTGGGGCACCTGTGTCTAAGAACCTTAACCAGAACGACGAGCTAAGCAGAGACGACTTGTTCCTCATTGCTACGTCAGAACAACCACTGTGTGCACTGCATAAAGATGAAACGATTGAATCTAAATATTTACCCTTGAAGTATGCTGGCGTTTCTTCCTGTTTTAGGAAGGAAGCTGGAGCACATGGAAAAGACATCAGAGGCATTTTGAGAGTTCATCAGTTTGATAAAATAGAACAATTCTGTCTCTCTCTCCCTCAAACAAGTAGCAAGGTACACAAACAAATGATGAAGACATGTGAAGAGTTTTATCAGTCACTTAACATCCCATACAGAATTGTTAGTATCGTCTCTGGTGCACTAAACAACGCCGCCGCTATTAAGTATGATCTGGAAGGCTACTTCCCTTCAAGCAATCAGTACAGGGAACTCGTGTCCTGCAGTAACTGCACAGACTACCAGAGCAACAACCTGAATGTTAAGTACGTAGATTCAAGTGTCAGAATAACTGACGTAAAGGAggacagaaagaaaaaggaaaatactgGGGATCAtcaggatgatgatgatgatgatgagatTGGAAGTGATCATGAggaatttttgaaaaactttCACACGGAGAGTAGGAACAATGTGCATCTCCTGAACGGCACCATGGTGGCGGCGCAAAGGTTCCTCTGTTGTCTCCTCGAAAATTATCAGAATGGTGAGGGCATCGTCGTGCCGGAGAAACTGCGCCCCTATATGAACAACGTTGATTTTATTCCCTTCATCGAGTGA